In Pseudoxanthomonas indica, the following are encoded in one genomic region:
- a CDS encoding cytochrome c-type biogenesis protein: MSPVRAQAHAWLATGLLVLASVLATGAVLAQASDPTPLVFRDDAEEAHFHRLTAELRCVMCQNQSLADSNAQIAHDLRREVLDLMRQGKNDAQIKQFLVERYGEFVLYKPDVAPGTWLLWFGPAALVLIGGVVVVNIVRRRSQREVPPANDEQEW; this comes from the coding sequence CTGCTGGTTCTGGCCAGTGTGCTGGCCACCGGCGCGGTGCTGGCGCAGGCCAGCGACCCCACCCCGCTGGTGTTCCGCGATGATGCGGAAGAAGCGCACTTCCACCGGCTCACCGCCGAACTGCGTTGCGTGATGTGCCAGAACCAGTCACTGGCCGATTCCAATGCGCAGATCGCCCATGACCTGCGCCGCGAAGTGCTGGACCTGATGCGCCAGGGCAAGAACGATGCGCAGATCAAGCAGTTCCTGGTCGAGCGTTACGGCGAGTTCGTGCTGTACAAGCCCGATGTGGCGCCCGGCACCTGGCTGCTGTGGTTTGGTCCGGCCGCGCTGGTGCTGATTGGCGGCGTGGTGGTGGTCAACATCGTGCGCCGCCGCTCGCAACGCGAAGTTCCGCCCGCCAACGATGAGCAGGAGTGGTGA
- a CDS encoding tetratricopeptide repeat protein, with translation MNLFAALAALITVVALVAVLFPLWKSSRPIFLAALVTLGLGAIALYRLVGTPAAMDLQPQSATAEMPQDLDTAVKQLEDALARNPNEVEGWRLLGRTYLSMERYADAQAAFAKALKITPDDADVLVENAQARLYADPRKQLDAEGVALLERALTIAPQHQRARWFLGVAQRQQGKPAEAAKTWEPLLAGVDGNTATTLRAQINEARAEAGLPALAAPPVEAIDAATGPVLLRARVEIAPELKDKVGAQDTVFVFARQRGGPPMPVAAKRLTASELPASVALSDADSPMPTLKLSQVQEVELVARVSKAGDVMAKSGDLEASAIAVKAGDAGEVVLTIDRIVP, from the coding sequence ATGAATCTGTTTGCTGCACTCGCCGCCCTGATCACGGTGGTCGCGCTGGTGGCCGTGCTGTTTCCGCTGTGGAAAAGCTCACGCCCGATTTTCCTGGCCGCGCTGGTCACCCTGGGACTGGGCGCCATTGCCCTGTATCGACTGGTCGGTACCCCGGCCGCCATGGACCTGCAGCCGCAATCCGCCACCGCGGAAATGCCGCAGGACCTGGACACCGCGGTCAAGCAACTGGAAGACGCGCTCGCGCGTAATCCCAACGAGGTGGAAGGCTGGCGCCTGCTCGGTCGCACCTACCTGAGCATGGAGCGTTACGCCGATGCCCAGGCCGCCTTCGCCAAGGCGCTGAAGATCACGCCGGACGATGCCGACGTGCTGGTCGAGAATGCGCAGGCCCGCCTGTACGCGGATCCGCGCAAGCAGTTGGATGCCGAAGGCGTGGCCCTGCTCGAGCGCGCGCTCACCATCGCGCCGCAACACCAGCGCGCCCGCTGGTTCCTCGGCGTGGCGCAGCGTCAGCAAGGCAAGCCGGCCGAAGCGGCCAAGACCTGGGAGCCGCTGCTCGCCGGCGTCGATGGCAATACCGCCACCACCCTGCGCGCGCAGATCAACGAGGCCCGCGCCGAAGCCGGATTGCCGGCCCTGGCCGCGCCGCCGGTCGAAGCCATCGATGCCGCGACCGGCCCGGTGCTGCTGCGCGCACGCGTGGAAATCGCGCCGGAACTCAAGGACAAGGTCGGCGCCCAGGACACGGTCTTCGTGTTCGCCCGCCAGCGTGGTGGCCCGCCGATGCCGGTGGCGGCCAAGCGCCTGACGGCCAGCGAGTTGCCGGCCAGCGTCGCCCTGAGCGATGCCGACAGCCCGATGCCGACCCTCAAGCTGTCGCAGGTGCAGGAAGTGGAACTGGTGGCGCGGGTCTCCAAGGCCGGCGACGTGATGGCCAAGTCCGGTGACCTGGAAGCCTCGGCCATCGCGGTCAAGGCCGGCGACGCGGGCGAAGTCGTGCTGACGATTGATCGCATCGTCCCCTGA
- the metX gene encoding homoserine O-acetyltransferase MetX yields the protein MTEFIPPATLFHALPSPFPMKRGGELHGARVAYETWGQLNAARDNAVLIVTGLSPDAHAARNAGNDEEGWWEAMLGPGKAIDTDRWFVICVNSLGSCKGSTGPASINPQTGALYQLDFPELSVEDGARAAHAVVQALGIETLACIIGNSMGGMTALAYLLLHPGAARSHINISGSAQALPFSIAIRSLQREAIRLDPAWNHGHYDDDHYPESGMRMARKLGVITYRSALEWDGRFGRVRLESDRPDEEPFGLEFQVESYLEGHARRFVRRFDPNCYLYLSRSMDWFDLAEYAGGDVMQGLAKIRVERALAIGAVTDILFPLQQQEQIAQGLALGGAQTEFVPLESPQGHDAFLVDFERFAPAVAGFLAKL from the coding sequence ATGACTGAATTCATCCCGCCAGCCACGCTGTTCCATGCCCTGCCCTCGCCCTTCCCGATGAAGCGCGGCGGCGAACTGCACGGCGCGCGTGTCGCCTACGAAACCTGGGGCCAGCTCAACGCCGCGCGCGACAACGCGGTATTGATCGTCACCGGCCTGTCGCCCGACGCGCACGCCGCGCGCAACGCCGGCAACGACGAGGAAGGCTGGTGGGAAGCCATGCTGGGTCCGGGCAAGGCGATTGATACGGATCGCTGGTTCGTGATCTGCGTGAACTCGCTGGGCAGCTGCAAGGGCTCCACCGGCCCGGCGTCGATCAATCCGCAGACCGGGGCGCTGTATCAGCTCGACTTCCCCGAACTGTCGGTGGAAGACGGCGCCCGCGCCGCGCATGCCGTGGTGCAGGCGCTGGGCATCGAGACTCTGGCCTGCATCATCGGCAACTCGATGGGCGGCATGACCGCGCTGGCCTACCTGTTGCTGCATCCCGGCGCGGCGCGTTCGCACATCAACATCTCCGGCAGCGCGCAGGCGTTGCCGTTCTCGATCGCCATCCGTTCGCTGCAGCGCGAAGCCATCCGCCTGGATCCGGCCTGGAACCACGGCCACTACGACGACGACCACTATCCCGAGTCCGGCATGCGGATGGCGCGCAAGCTCGGCGTCATCACCTACCGCTCGGCGCTGGAATGGGATGGCCGCTTTGGCCGGGTGCGGCTGGAATCGGACCGTCCGGACGAAGAGCCCTTCGGCCTGGAGTTCCAGGTGGAAAGCTACCTGGAAGGCCATGCGCGGCGGTTCGTGCGCCGCTTCGATCCCAATTGCTACCTGTACCTGAGCCGCTCGATGGACTGGTTCGACCTGGCCGAGTACGCCGGCGGCGACGTCATGCAGGGGCTGGCGAAGATCCGGGTGGAACGGGCGCTGGCCATCGGCGCGGTCACCGACATCCTGTTCCCGCTGCAGCAGCAGGAGCAGATTGCCCAGGGCCTGGCGTTGGGTGGCGCGCAGACGGAGTTCGTACCGCTGGAATCGCCGCAGGGGCATGACGCCTTCCTGGTCGACTTCGAGCGCTTTGCCCCGGCGGTGGCGGGATTCCTGGCGAAGCTGTGA
- a CDS encoding cysteine dioxygenase family protein — MSLDFPGQEKLIASIDAAVALGDDRAITDALRKSLCSLICDESVSLPGCVLEPIADHYARREIYTSPEHGYSVIAMTWGPGQGTKIHDHSGMWCVEGVWRGRLEITQYELAEHDDQRYRFVAAGTIEAGTGSAGSLIPPHEYHTIRNPSDNAIAVSLHVYQRTMVRCGIYTPEEGLPGGNGWQTRGERLLGTDRVV; from the coding sequence ATGTCCCTCGATTTTCCCGGCCAGGAAAAACTGATCGCCTCGATCGATGCCGCCGTCGCCCTGGGCGATGACCGCGCCATCACCGACGCCCTGCGCAAGTCGCTGTGCTCGCTGATCTGCGACGAATCGGTCTCCCTGCCCGGCTGCGTGCTGGAGCCGATTGCCGATCACTACGCCCGCCGCGAGATCTACACCAGCCCCGAGCATGGCTACAGCGTGATCGCCATGACCTGGGGCCCCGGCCAGGGCACCAAGATCCATGACCATTCGGGCATGTGGTGCGTGGAAGGCGTCTGGCGCGGTCGCCTGGAAATCACCCAGTACGAGCTGGCCGAACACGACGATCAGCGTTACCGCTTTGTCGCCGCCGGCACCATCGAAGCCGGCACCGGCTCGGCCGGCAGCCTGATTCCGCCGCACGAGTACCACACCATCCGCAATCCCAGCGACAACGCCATCGCGGTGTCGCTGCATGTCTACCAGCGCACCATGGTCCGCTGCGGCATCTACACGCCGGAAGAAGGCCTGCCCGGCGGCAACGGCTGGCAGACGCGCGGCGAGCGCCTGCTCGGCACCGATCGCGTGGTCTGA
- the arsB gene encoding ACR3 family arsenite efflux transporter: protein MSHEPGSIGIFEKYLTLWVALCMAGGIALGHVAPAAFARLGAMEVAQVNLPMAVLIWAMILPMLLRVDFGAMRDVGRHWRGIGVTLFINWAIKPFSMALLAWIFLRHVFVDWLPADQIDSYVAGLILLAAAPCTAMVFVWSHLCRGDANFTLSQVALNDVIMVVAFAPIVALLLGLSSISVPWATLALSVGLYIVVPVIVASVLRRLLLAKAGVAGLDHVLASLQPVSMAALLLTLVLLFGFQGKQIIEQPLVIALLAVPILLQVYFNSGLAYLLSRKLGVEHAVAGPSALIGASNFFELAVAASISLFGVHSGAALATVVGVLIEVPVMLSVVQVVNRSRGWYEAGRSAAA from the coding sequence GTGTCGCATGAGCCGGGCTCGATCGGAATTTTTGAAAAGTACCTGACCCTGTGGGTCGCGCTGTGCATGGCCGGCGGCATCGCGCTCGGTCATGTGGCGCCAGCCGCGTTCGCCCGTTTGGGCGCGATGGAAGTGGCGCAGGTCAACTTGCCGATGGCCGTGCTGATCTGGGCGATGATCCTGCCGATGTTGTTGCGCGTGGACTTCGGCGCCATGCGCGATGTCGGCCGGCACTGGCGCGGCATCGGCGTCACGCTCTTCATCAACTGGGCGATCAAGCCGTTCTCGATGGCGCTGCTGGCATGGATCTTCCTGCGCCACGTGTTCGTCGATTGGCTGCCCGCGGATCAAATCGATTCCTACGTGGCCGGGCTGATCCTGCTGGCGGCGGCGCCGTGCACGGCGATGGTGTTCGTCTGGAGTCACCTGTGCCGCGGCGATGCCAACTTCACCCTGAGCCAGGTGGCATTGAACGACGTGATCATGGTGGTGGCGTTCGCGCCCATTGTCGCGTTGTTGCTGGGGCTGTCGTCGATTTCGGTGCCGTGGGCGACCTTGGCGCTGTCGGTGGGCCTGTACATCGTGGTGCCGGTGATTGTGGCGAGCGTGCTACGCCGCTTGCTGCTGGCCAAGGCGGGCGTGGCTGGACTCGATCATGTGCTCGCCTCGCTGCAACCCGTCTCGATGGCGGCGTTGTTGCTGACGCTGGTGTTGCTGTTCGGATTCCAGGGAAAGCAGATCATCGAACAGCCGCTGGTGATCGCGTTGCTGGCCGTGCCGATCCTGCTGCAGGTGTACTTCAACTCCGGCCTGGCTTACCTGTTGAGCAGGAAGCTGGGGGTTGAACACGCAGTGGCAGGGCCATCGGCGTTGATTGGCGCCAGCAATTTCTTCGAGTTGGCGGTGGCCGCATCGATCAGCCTGTTCGGCGTGCACTCCGGCGCCGCGCTGGCCACGGTGGTGGGCGTGCTGATTGAAGTGCCGGTGATGCTGTCGGTGGTGCAGGTAGTGAACCGGAGCCGGGGCTGGTACGAAGCCGGGAGGTCGGCAGCCGCATAA
- a CDS encoding arsenate reductase ArsC produces the protein MKRRVLFLCTGNSARSVLAEATLRAWAGHRFEVFSAGSKPTGQINPFALDQLAAEGIATANLRSKSWDEFADADAKPLDLVITVCDAAAAETCPVVFGDFIRAHWGLFDPADVQGDAVAKADAFRQAHRIIQARLLAFLAIPADVWDDRAALKAALDKVGFVEPEDERVA, from the coding sequence ATGAAGCGACGAGTGCTTTTCCTCTGCACGGGCAATTCCGCCCGTAGCGTATTGGCCGAGGCGACCTTGCGAGCCTGGGCCGGCCACCGATTCGAAGTCTTCAGCGCCGGCAGCAAGCCCACCGGCCAAATCAATCCGTTCGCGCTGGACCAACTGGCTGCCGAAGGCATTGCGACAGCAAACCTGCGCAGCAAGTCCTGGGACGAGTTCGCAGACGCGGACGCAAAGCCGCTGGATCTGGTGATCACGGTTTGCGACGCGGCGGCGGCTGAGACCTGCCCGGTGGTGTTCGGCGACTTCATCCGCGCCCATTGGGGATTGTTTGATCCGGCCGATGTGCAAGGCGATGCGGTGGCGAAGGCGGACGCCTTCCGCCAGGCTCATCGCATCATCCAGGCGCGCTTGCTGGCGTTCCTGGCGATACCGGCTGACGTGTGGGACGACCGCGCTGCCTTGAAGGCCGCATTGGACAAGGTGGGTTTCGTCGAGCCGGAGGACGAGCGTGTCGCATGA
- a CDS encoding ArsR/SmtB family transcription factor, whose protein sequence is METNQAITALTALGHVTRLSAYRLLVEAGSNGRMAGEIAEALSVPGATLSFHLKELVLAGLVESESRGRNVCYRANYAAMNGLVQYLTHNCCGGEQADCEPTRAIDCAC, encoded by the coding sequence ATGGAAACGAATCAGGCAATCACCGCACTCACCGCCCTCGGTCACGTCACCCGCTTGTCCGCGTACCGCTTGTTGGTCGAAGCGGGCAGCAACGGCCGCATGGCTGGCGAAATCGCCGAGGCGCTGTCGGTGCCGGGCGCGACGCTGTCCTTCCACCTGAAGGAACTGGTGCTGGCCGGGCTGGTGGAATCGGAAAGCCGGGGGCGCAACGTCTGCTACCGCGCCAACTACGCGGCAATGAACGGCCTGGTGCAGTACCTGACCCACAACTGCTGCGGCGGCGAGCAAGCCGACTGCGAACCGACCCGAGCCATCGACTGCGCCTGCTGA
- the arsH gene encoding arsenical resistance protein ArsH: MDTNPQPPSPLLPNLDPDLLPGPCHELLAATDHDTPVRILLLYGSLRPQSYSRKLALEAERILRRLGAETRMFDPHELPMLDSVGKDHPKVRELRELALWADGHVWVSPERHGAITGVFKNQIDWLPLEEGSVRPTQGKTLAVMQVSGGSQSFNVVNTLRLLGRWMRMLTIPNQSSVPKAWQEFDDDGRMRPSPFYDRVVDVMEELVKFTLLVRGRSDYLVDRYSERKGTAAAKALSARAGVVE, encoded by the coding sequence ATGGATACGAACCCACAACCGCCCTCACCCCTCCTGCCGAACCTGGACCCGGACCTGCTGCCCGGCCCCTGTCACGAGTTACTCGCTGCCACTGACCACGACACCCCCGTACGCATCCTGCTGCTGTATGGCTCGCTGCGCCCGCAGTCCTACAGCAGGAAACTGGCGCTCGAAGCCGAGCGCATTCTGCGTCGGCTCGGCGCAGAGACGCGGATGTTCGATCCGCATGAGCTGCCCATGCTGGACAGCGTCGGCAAGGATCATCCCAAGGTGCGGGAACTGCGCGAGCTGGCGCTGTGGGCCGACGGCCACGTCTGGGTTTCACCCGAACGCCACGGCGCGATCACCGGCGTGTTCAAGAACCAGATTGACTGGTTGCCGCTGGAAGAAGGCAGTGTTCGACCGACCCAAGGCAAGACCCTGGCGGTGATGCAGGTCAGTGGCGGTTCGCAATCCTTCAACGTGGTCAACACGCTGCGCTTGCTTGGCCGTTGGATGCGCATGCTGACGATCCCCAACCAGTCGTCCGTGCCGAAAGCGTGGCAGGAATTCGACGACGACGGTCGCATGCGGCCTTCGCCTTTTTACGACCGCGTGGTGGATGTCATGGAGGAACTGGTGAAGTTCACCCTGCTCGTGCGTGGCCGATCCGACTATCTTGTGGATCGCTACAGCGAACGCAAAGGCACAGCTGCGGCGAAAGCGTTGTCGGCGCGCGCTGGTGTGGTGGAGTAA